The Periplaneta americana isolate PAMFEO1 chromosome 16, P.americana_PAMFEO1_priV1, whole genome shotgun sequence genome segment ggtgtataattactacatttcggcatagtcgaacataaaataagttaaataacactagaacagaaaaaaaatgtgattatgtgcaaatatgcaatacaacacttgtcataatagtaagttagtttggcaactcgtcataagataattttctaacttggatttgaaagatttcaatgttcggcagcccttgacttcaggcggctgagagttccagtgacgagaggtagcaacagtgaaagatgaggaatacagagatgatgtgtgaagtggaatttctagcgtgttatcgagtattattatgatagcgagagagagtatgaaaacgagcgaataaataatagggggacgaagtgtgcataattcgatataagagagaaagtgagtgcagatttctcctctcatgtaacctaagccatgataacttctcgacaGAAgttgagatatgatcatagtatcgaacattgcAAATGAAACGGACGCActcgttatgaacacgctgtagtttctgagcggaataaatcctgagatcactgaacaaaacgtcgcaataatcgaagtgaggtagaatgtaaatacgagtaaatgtacaaaatttttcattgaaattcaAATTTGTATAAATGCTTAAACTGACCTGGAAGAGAGCAACAGattgtgtgttgtgtgtgaaatgtaataataataaaaataatataataataataataataataataataataataatgttttattttcgttggcaGTTAAGGCCAAAAGgccatctcttccactcaaccagccttaatcagtacaatacatatttaaattacgaatatttacactacacttaaaaggttttccagcaataatcttcagttaagttttaacgactagtagactacatatttatttaaatttaggtaaacctataaggtaaagtagtaactaaatttatgagctaatttaattcaatctattataattaatttgagatttgagatagctagtaaaatgatgaaaattaatttaatataagcttactagaactatgttacagggaggaaaaaaaatatatatatataaatctaaaatagatttctataatgagaatattaatataattgccattagagattttgcaaatctatttagagaaattaatgacaataataagaatggacagatgttagtttcattaaatgcaacaaccccttatatcactcggtagcgagttccaatttctagcaactgaaactctATAAGATgatgaatataaagatgtcttgtggtagggtatccatgtatggtgggtccctatcaccacggcatggcgcgtcctcaggttgcggatagaggagacggcctccagatatggagggtagctgcgaatatattgaataagcagtcgtggacagccgataaggggtggtcctccagcttgggggttgggcgaagggctaacaacccatcaccgtaaaaaacagcttgttacgaattcctacagtaagcctcggaataggactgattctctggcacgaccacagcaaaggaataaggttttgagatttggcacttggaacgtaactagtctttatagaacaggaggggtaacattagtagcaaaagaactagctagatatagaatagactttgtgggagtacaagaggttaggttagatgggaatggcatatcacaaataggagattacttgttgtattatggggaaggaaacaataatcaccaattaggaacaggattctttgtacataaaagaataaaatcagcagtaaaaaaggtcgaatttatcagtgacaggttatcatatttagtacttaagggtagatggtgcgacatcatagttataaatgctcacgcccctacagaagagaaagacgactatataaaggatagcttctatgaggaattggaacatacttttgatcagttccctagatatcatatgaaaattttattgggggatttcaacgctaaagtaggacgggaggatatttttagaccaactattggaaaagagagcctacacgcaattagtagtgacaatggagttagattagtcaactttgccacatcgaaaaatttaattgtcaaaagtacaacattcccccataaggatatacataaatatacttggacttctccagatggattgacacacaaccaaatagatcacgtcttgatagataaacggagacatactagtatagtagatattcgaactttcagaggtgcagactgtaattctgaccattatttggtgattggagaattaagagaaagattatcagtagccaagcgagtagagcaacaagttaatattactaaattcaatattttgaaattaaaggacgaggaagctaagcaaaattatcaggtcgaaatttcgaataggtttgccactttagaaagttccgacgaagttgagaaagaattagatgttaatagcgtgtgggaaaatatcagagatagtatcaaaattgcagctgagcagagcataggttattatgaaactaagaaaaagaaaccgtggtttgatgaagattgttgcatggtagtagaaagaaggaaacaggcaaaattgaaattcttacaggatccagttgaggagaatagagataattatttcaatgaaagacgggaagcaagtcgtacacttaggaataaaaagagaggttacttgaaggaaaaactgaatgaggtagaaacaaatagtaagaataaaaacattcgagatttatataagggtataaaggaatttaagaacggatatcagtcaagggtaaacgtgatcaaggatgagaatggtgacttgcttgcagactcttcatcaatcctaaacagatggaaaaactattttgcgcaactactaaatgtacataggccaaatagaaatgatcgggacgatattgaaatacaaactgctgagccatttatacccgaacccacgatttcagaagtcgaaattgcgatagaaaatctgaaaaagtacaagtctccaggtatcgatcaaattccagcagagttaatacaagagggtggaagtgcattatatagcgaaatttataaacttgtacttgctatttgggaaaaggaaattgtaccagaacaatggaaggagtccataattgtacctatttttaaaaagggggacaaaacgaactgtggtaactttcgaggaatatcacttttgttgacgtcgtacaaaattttgtccaatattcttttgaggagattaactccgtacgtagatgaaattattggggatcatcagtgcggttttcggcgtaatagatcgactattgatcagattttttgtattcggcagataatggagaaaaaatgggagtataagggtacagtacatcagttattcatagatttcaaaaaggcatatgactcggttaagagggaagtattatatgatattcttattgaatttggtattcccaagaaactagttcgattaattaaaatgtgtctcagtgaaacatacagcagagtccgtataggtcagtttctatctgatccttttccaattcactgcgggctaaagcagggagatgcactatcacctttactttttaacttcgctttagaatatgccattaggaaagttcaggataacaggcagggtttggaattgaacgggctacatcagcttcttgtctatgcagatgacgtgaatatgttaggagaaaatacacaaacggttagggaaaacacggaaattttacttgaagcaagtaaagcgatcggtttggaagtaaatcccgaaaagacaaagtatatgattatgtctcgtgacgggaatattgtacgaaatggaaatataaatattggagatttatccttcgaagaggtggaaaaattcaaatatcttggagcaacagtaacaaatgtaaatgacactcgggaggaaattaaacgcagaataaatatgggaaatgcctgttattattcggttgagaagctcttatcatccagtctgctgtccaaaaatctgaaagttagaatttataaaacagttatattaccggttgttctatatggctgtgaaacttggactctcactctgagagaggaacataggttaagggtgtttgagaataaggtgcttaggaaaatatttggggctaagcgggatgaagttacaggagaatggagaaagttacacaacacagaactgcacgcattgtattcttcacctgacataattaggaacttgaaatccagacgtttgagatgggcagggcatgtagcacgtatgggcgaatccagaaatgcatatagagtgttagttgggagaccggagggaaaaagacctttagggaggccgagacgtagatgggaggataatattaaaatggatttgagggaggtggggtatgatgatagagactggattaatcttgcacaggatagggaccgctggcgggcttatgtgagggcggcaatgaaccttcgggttccttaaaagccatttgtaagtaagtaagtatgtggtagggtataatgagtaaattgttatgatgagatcttgtacttagctgatgatatgcggataaattttgaaaacgagaagccaaatagattggggtagcggtgcgcacaatttgaaataagagaacaagagaatgcagggctcgtcaatcgcttagccttagccaagacagagtttggaaagacggggaaacatgatcatacttacgaatattgcaaatataacggacgcacgcattatgcacacgttgtagcctgctgctcaaatttgcatttaggttacttaatataatatcgcagtagtcaaagtgtggcatcacgagtgtttgtacaaggattaattttaatttatcaggaagagagtgcttcagtcgcttcagcgtgattcacttgttcattccattccaggtgacaatctatataaatgccaaggttcttcacacTCGAGCTGTaaggaatagtagtattatttacaattatcggtggcaaattttgtttgtcacacttcgatgtttgatgttctattaagatggCCTGTGATTTACTTGCATTTAGTTAAATCCGTGCGTTTTCGATCATATGGATATTGAATTCAAgccatcattaactttagttatagcgtcatttatgtagttaggtcggatatgcagatagatttgtatgtcgttagcataaatatggtgtcggcagtatGTATGTAATCATTGTTAAATATGGATCTGACCACTTTCATTGTACTATTGTGAAGACTgatctatttttatattcttttcagCAATCCGGATAACGTTGAGAATAATATGCTGCAACAATTTGCTGGCTTTGATAGTGAAGAAGACAAATTGATGCAGTGTGGGAGCCATAGTCCAGTCTCTTCGTACGTTAGTGACGTCAGACGTAATTCTATCAAGTGTAATGTATGCAGCGAGGTTTTTGCGACACCGCAATCATTGGAACTTCATCATCATACACACAAAACTAAAAAGTCATTCAgatgcgatgtctgtggaaagcGTTTCTCTTCATCGTCAAATTTAAACTCGCATGCCGTCATTCATTCTGGTGGTAGGCGAATTAAATGTGAGTTGTGTGAAAAGCTATTCTCACACTTGGTAAATTTAAAAAGACATTTACGAATACATacaggcgaaaggccattcaaatgcgagttGTGTAAAAAGTCTTACTCAAGATCTGAAGAATTAAAGGCACATGCACGGGTACATAGTGGCGAAAGGCCATTCAATTGCGATTTGTGTAGCAAGACTTTCATAAGGTCTGATTATTTAAAGGCCCATGAACGCATTCATACCGGCGAAATGCGATTTGTGTAGAATGTCTTTCTTAAGACCTGCCGATTTAAAGCAGCATGCACGCATACATAGTGGCGAAAGGCCATTCTAGTGTGatttgtgtggaaagtgtttttcaatATGGTCAAATTTAAAGAGACATGCACGCATACATACTGGCTAATGTGTGGAAACCCGTTCTTTTAATTTGGAGATTTAAGGggggaggatggtattttttttaacttttttcctatttggtgtaaattattaattttttgtatatagagagctcatagctgtggcaactccaccaaaaaaataaaaaaaaaaaaaattatttggagcccaaatttgaaacaaatatacccaatgcaggattgtactaaaaccgatatatctaaatcgTTTTCAAAGATAGCTTCAAacagttttttcaatgtatttgcaaaagcatgttctacaaactgtctgtaacagaattttgatattagtccctacgtttgtaaaataaacaattaaaatttaataacaattttctcatttcctttcttgcaaacaaacgcacgtatttttTTCAAAGATAgcttcaaacagtttttgcaatgtatttgcaaaagcatattctacaaactgtctgtaacagaattttgatattagtccctacgtttgtaaaataaacaattaaaatttaataacaattttctgatttcctttcttgcaaacaaacgcacgtatttttttttaaatgaaatcaattaacaaaattctgttacagagaaattttcctaatagtctaaagaatgtgtgttctaaatttcatgcatgtatctttaatagttcagaaattatatcaatttttgtctggcaatgtagcaaaaaaagtgAAGGTACTGGAAAcagataaaagcgggcgtgtgatatAAAAATCCATAgtacaggaagtttaaaaatgacgtctcaacatccgataagggcagaaatacccacaaaattttatgcaatgcattccacacatgtcaaagggtattttaaagaaaaacaatttttttgaaaatttaatttaccggaaacaacaataaaagtgggcgagtgatttataaatccataatgcagaaagtttaaaaatggcgatccacacatatcacagagaattttaaagatttttttttttttttaatttagtcattttccatcaaaaataccatcctctccccttaaagaaacGTGCACCCATACGTTGTGGCGAAGACCCATTCAAATGCGagttgtgtggaaagtgtttttcacaATTGCGTTATTTAAAGCACACACAAGCGaaatcccatttttttttttttagttggcaaGTTTAAACTTACATTCACGAGAAATATGTAGAAAGTCATGTAGGCAAGCCGTCGTAAGGTTAATGAAATGCGAGTTGTGTAGAAAGCCTTTCTCAAGAtctctattttattaaaaaaaaaaaaaaaacgcctaCACGCATACATACAGGCGAAAGACCATTCAAATGGAAGGATTGGGTGGATATGTTCCTCAGCACGAAGTTTAATCACATGCACGCATATATTTTGAAACCAATTTAAATGCAAGGTGTGTGAAACGTCTTTCTCAGAGCCGGGAAAGTCATGCACGCTTACACATATGCGGAACGTAATTCAAATACGATGTTTGTGGCAAGTGACTCTCACTCGTCTCTGAGCCTATTATCTTCTAGCTAAAATTATACTGCGGTGACATTTTTGCAGCATTGAGTATAGTCCTGTAATAATTGTTGCCATACCTCTAAGAATTCGGCACGTATTCGTAACATTATTTATGGTAAGACAGGCCATAATAATTGCTCCaatttctgaaataataataccgtgtaCTGTGTATATGTTTGTATTCTTGAGTTtcgtaattgaggggtttgccggaaaaagggcgtatacgtcaatatgtcgaattgagatacatgcaatctaagattttaaaacgcacctgcataaaatgttatacacgcacgcagtcCTGTCCTGTAGgtttgtacagtacaatcaaaacaaaatttcgctactataattgttcactacattttaaaccgttttcccgaagaagggcgtaagGTTTATCtacctttcttccggcaaagccctcaattacatATTATGTGTTCCTCATATCTCTGTAAACTTACGAagagatgcattataggacccaccccgagtattccaGAGTAacgattatatattgtatattttcgattattatatcaagtatgccatcttaacaaaactaaacacatagtactataaacatgtataatttaataaaaccaacaacaatgaaattaagctcatattagtaatctttgttatacagtatattaagttttattcaaaacaaagttaaagaaacaaaccaaagctaaactagactgcctccgtggtctgttggtcagcttgctggcttccagatcgggaggttccgggttcgattcccgggctaggctctcggtgaatttttctttaaGAAGAAGAATTCACTGGGtctctagagtctggaaatttgtgattgtgagtgtgcggGTTAatgttaattaaccaatcatcgcatatataaaaatacatcaggactgtcgctgggcacaacctgaacacacgtttaaGCGTCACATTGTTTACAAATAACTCCATCTgctagcacaaccataaagcatctacagtaacattaaactttcaaacaatacaacattggtattaatgcaacaataaaattaagttcatattattcatctttataatatattataaaatactaattctactccatttatactgcatttttggtccagggaaaatactagtctttcacaaaaacacacttttactagtattttccctggaccaaagaattaaaaacaaaattgctgtaaaattagcattttaccatggacctcactggagatgttccgtttcatcttctccgttatctgagtgatttcacaaagtgctaCGATACGGCGTTCCTGTATCTATCATTTAGAACCTTGTAATTTCCAATGACATCTCCACAGGAGttcatctcgtttacttttaaatttcttcagtctcaTCTCAGGATTAcatgtttcgcaaaacatttcactcctaagtaaatcacattcacataaaaaaaaacataaacatagTCTATATATCTTTATTCATGGATCAACCAACTAAAAAGCTTACAACTTatatataattccataatttttcatttcgaggcctacattttaaatcaagaggGAGAATTCGATCcacatcttttttatttttaactatagcattcgaaattgccgccatgattatgatcaaactaatttataacaatattgattggttggcgacataatgaaaacaatatatatcgatcatttaattgatcgaaacgctaCTTTCGTTGGCCTTTTTTCGTggctttgcatatttttatatttagggtgggtcctataatgcatctgttcctaaACTTTTAAAACAAGTGAATTAAATAAGCACAATACACTGAACACTTGCCCTTTCATGAAACATGTTGACGTCCATTAATATTCCTATGTAATGACATTATATTATAATTCTGCAGGTAAGATAATTGATTTGAATAACGTTGTTACATATCTTATTCTCTTCCGCGTTTTAATATAAGGgcaaaaacaaataccatatttattctcttaTATCTCAGTCTAGCCCCGTAAATAGTGTATGTTAGAGATAACGTTTATTAAAGTGAGTGATATTGCTTAGGATGTCAAGCACTAGTCCCAAGTTTCTGAGGAGATTAGAGACAAAGTCATGTTATATGCACTCGATATCTCAGAAACAACTCTTCGATTATGTCTTCGAATTTAAGGAAGTGTAAGTTGTTAAAGTCTTGGGACAATTGCGATTCGAAAACACTTACAGTATATACACACATTAGTAAAGTACCGGTATtagattttttgtttaaatttttaaatcacataaACTGTTGGATATTGATAGTTTACTCTAGTTCCTAATGGGAGAATTTACTACGGCTCTACACATAAACGTATAAGGATTTAAGATCTATATATGTGAGTAATTTTTTCGTGGCATAATCTATATTATTGCAATATGTAGAGTTTCTGGACGCACATCACCAAGCCAGGGATACTGACAATATATGATAAATATTTATGTGAATCGTCTGTAAATGCATGTCATAAAGTAGTTGGATTCCAACTAATTAACCAAGTTCCTTCGCTGTTCAGATATACGCATCCTTATTTCTGATCCAAAATCGCTAAATTTGGATCCCCCTCTGAAATTAATACAGCAGACAAGTTGACAAAATTTTCAcgaccgaataatagcaggcatttcccatatttattctactttttaatttctttttgagtgtcatttataattgaACGTTTTTGCGAAAACGAATTGATGCAACATTTTGCGAAAACGAGCTATATATCATAATCATATGAAGTTTAGCTTCTGTATCATCCTATGTAGTCAGATTTTGCATAACTAAGTCTATACCTTGCGTAGAGGATGATTAGAAATATCTCCTTCCCACAACATAaactgtgtataaaataaaactcGTCTTCTGAGAAAAGTAGTTTTGTGCATCTATCGAGTTTAGCAAAATTTCTCCTTAATTGTTGCTTTTCCTGCGAGATATATTTGAAATTCTCCActtcttgaaaggataaatttccagtttttagatTTACATGATTTAGTATGCTCTTCACGACACATAATCCACAATTGTGTAAAATGTGCTAGCAGATAAGCGAACAGATCTGGTGCTATCCTTAGACTTAATTCATAGCCGTGCTGTTCCTCCTGCTGTAGTTTGTCTACGCCGCCGATATCGATTATCTCGCAAGATCGAATGCGTATCTTTCTAAGTGAATCGACTCACCAAAcagattatattaacatgtaaaattctcttcgcattaaaataacacagttttataattattaattctgtaacatattatgcaacaagaagtaaacggaacttatggacacattacactaaataaaacttagcaatgatacgcaataaagttctaatatttcactgagctccatacactgaaatagaaaacccgaacatacattacggcctggtccaGATCGAAAAGGCACTGACTATgccatatttcgcattgttgtgaaaagttgtgtaggcctaaactgtgaaatgttcgttatcagttgtaataactgtaaatggttaaaatcaataatttgaataataatatgggacaaggagaagtttgtagtactataaattgtaagaaaaataggttagagttaaccttcttccgaaagatccaggaaggtggttttataaaatataatatatactttatgaagttaatatataaaccttatatatttcatatttaaatagtggaagaaagatgttaattttttcaaacgaacacgatatcgaaagtacaatacattttatcgtctgctaaggaaagggtctgtgatcccggtggttagcaattatctatggatgcatatgtagtaagtattgagcttcatgactttATATAGTAAACTGTGGTCATACTGTCTCCAAGAAAAGAGTTCGTACCTTTGTCACCGATATGCTTTGACTAAACATAAGAAAGCTAGGGACTATATTTTCAAAACGTATTACGTGTTATTCTTGCTAATCTTGCGATATGAGGGACGCATCCTTTTGTTGGACCTCAGAGCTTACTCCTTCACAGAGAGTTTCGTTTCGTTCTGAACAAAAGAGCAAAGATAATCTTGAAAACTTTTAGATAATACGAAGTCATATTGCTTTAAAAAATCAGGGCATTTCTGAGATGGCTAAAGCTATTAAGAATGAAATTTGCAGAATGGAAAATTAATCCTAATGTTTACTTAGTATGGAAATGGTATAAAGTTCAGCTGCAACgctattttcttcttcattcataaGTAAACTATTTACGAAGCTCTGTATAGCATTCACGCgaatattctgcataatattaaattttcGTAAGGTGTTAGTAAATCATGTTCCGGTTTCAAATAGC includes the following:
- the LOC138691959 gene encoding zinc finger and SCAN domain-containing protein 22-like isoform X1, with translation MDVVKVEIQADPLGLQPYDNTYKTEEEMALLEEGNLSHLEVTAVKTECVDQSYDIKSEIKVEDATPVPISFPVVKTEFDEDLLDVDRFQQKQEVEVSSEEDEMLTDSNPDNVENNMLQQFAGFDSEEDKLMQCGSHSPVSSYVSDVRRNSIKCNVCSEVFATPQSLELHHHTHKTKKSFRCDVCGKRFSSSSNLNSHAVIHSGGRRIKCELCEKLFSHLVNLKRHLRIHTGERPFKCELCKKSYSRSEELKAHARVHSGERPFNCDLCSKTFIRSDYLKAHERIHTGEMRFV